The following are from one region of the Mannheimia granulomatis genome:
- the allD gene encoding ureidoglycolate dehydrogenase, with amino-acid sequence MKLSREELKDLMKAKLMKAGLNDQHAEITAEILTWSDERGYHSHGAVRMEYYCERIFKGGITHDPKFEWKETGPASAIFEGDNGCGYVAATFAMEKAIEMAKKSGIAIVGIRNISHSGAIGYYTEMAAKEGLLAISFCQSDPMAVPYGGSEPYYGTNPISFAAPADEGRNVVFDMATTVQAWGKILDKRSRGESIPDDWAVDAEGNPVTDPNKVNALVPIAGAKGYGLMMMVDIFSGILLGVPFGKHVSSMYHDLSEGRRLGQMHIVIDPARFCGAEQFRENMTQSINELNEMAPAPGNDKVYYPGQRAEMRRDKYYATGGIEIVDKVYEYLISDDIHFDRYDHKNRFAD; translated from the coding sequence ATGAAACTATCAAGAGAAGAATTAAAAGACTTAATGAAAGCCAAATTAATGAAAGCCGGCTTAAACGATCAACACGCAGAGATTACGGCAGAAATTTTAACTTGGTCGGATGAGAGAGGCTACCACTCCCACGGAGCGGTGCGTATGGAATATTACTGTGAGCGTATCTTCAAAGGGGGGATTACACACGATCCTAAATTTGAGTGGAAAGAAACCGGCCCAGCATCGGCGATTTTTGAAGGCGATAACGGTTGTGGTTATGTTGCGGCAACCTTTGCAATGGAAAAAGCCATTGAAATGGCGAAAAAATCAGGTATTGCGATTGTGGGAATCCGTAATATCTCTCACAGTGGTGCGATTGGTTACTATACTGAAATGGCGGCAAAAGAGGGATTGCTAGCGATTTCATTCTGCCAATCTGACCCAATGGCGGTTCCTTATGGTGGCTCTGAGCCTTATTATGGTACCAACCCGATTTCTTTTGCGGCTCCTGCTGATGAAGGACGAAATGTGGTATTTGATATGGCAACAACGGTTCAGGCATGGGGTAAAATTCTAGATAAACGCTCTCGTGGTGAATCTATTCCAGATGATTGGGCAGTAGATGCTGAGGGTAATCCGGTTACTGATCCAAACAAAGTCAATGCGTTAGTGCCAATTGCCGGGGCGAAAGGCTACGGCTTAATGATGATGGTGGATATTTTCTCCGGTATTTTATTAGGTGTGCCGTTTGGTAAGCACGTTTCATCTATGTACCACGATTTATCGGAAGGTCGCCGTTTAGGTCAAATGCACATAGTTATTGACCCGGCACGTTTCTGTGGTGCAGAACAATTCCGCGAAAATATGACGCAATCTATCAATGAATTAAATGAAATGGCCCCTGCACCTGGCAATGATAAGGTTTATTACCCGGGGCAACGAGCCGAAATGCGTCGTGATAAATATTATGCAACCGGTGGTATTGAAATTGTAGACAAAGTGTATGAATATTTAATTAGTGATGATATCCACTTTGATAGATACGACCACAAAAACCGTTTTGCGGATTAA
- a CDS encoding alpha/beta hydrolase, with translation MLKKTQITLNSIEIQHTVLPIEATLYQDDETQPVANLIYLHGGGLLYGSKEDLPALHLNQFTQASLQIFAINYPLAPQAQLEQIMQSILLSLKTLQNQFATELPYFLFGRSAGGYLALLAATKLSQQDELIQPKGVISFYGYGFLTDGWFDSPSPHYLKLPLVSESTFQSLITTPSQEAALNTHFSTYIYARQTGKWKSLIYQGRDKFFYLDYSLRLAELNLPIFAAHATNDPDVPFAEFQALCEKFNPTRFVIAADLHDFDRDEQSVHTQELLKATIEFIQNT, from the coding sequence ATGCTGAAAAAGACACAAATCACCCTAAACTCTATTGAAATTCAACACACTGTACTGCCTATTGAGGCAACACTTTACCAAGATGATGAAACCCAACCTGTAGCCAATCTTATCTATTTGCACGGGGGCGGTTTGCTGTATGGCAGTAAAGAGGATTTACCTGCACTTCATCTTAACCAATTTACTCAAGCAAGTTTGCAAATTTTTGCGATAAATTACCCGCTTGCACCACAGGCTCAGCTTGAACAAATTATGCAATCCATTTTATTGTCTTTAAAAACGTTACAAAATCAATTTGCAACTGAGCTTCCCTATTTTCTTTTCGGGCGTTCTGCTGGTGGCTATCTTGCTTTATTAGCTGCCACCAAATTAAGCCAACAAGATGAACTGATTCAGCCCAAGGGCGTGATTTCTTTTTACGGCTATGGTTTCTTAACCGATGGATGGTTTGATAGTCCAAGCCCTCATTATTTAAAATTGCCATTAGTGAGTGAAAGCACCTTTCAATCACTGATAACAACTCCCAGCCAAGAAGCCGCATTAAATACTCACTTCAGCACCTATATTTATGCCCGTCAAACAGGCAAATGGAAATCGCTTATTTATCAAGGCAGAGATAAATTCTTCTACCTTGATTACAGCTTACGCTTGGCTGAATTGAACCTACCGATATTTGCTGCTCACGCAACCAATGACCCCGATGTGCCATTTGCTGAATTTCAGGCACTGTGTGAAAAATTCAATCCAACTCGCTTTGTGATTGCTGCCGACCTCCACGATTTTGATCGTGATGAACAATCTGTGCATACGCAGGAATTGTTGAAGGCAACCATCGAGTTTATTCAAAATACCTAG
- the allE gene encoding (S)-ureidoglycine aminohydrolase, with the protein MGYLNAQTGYRKGLLETRSVVRKNNFVILETDGLVKNSIPNYHHCDISILSSPALGASFADYIATVHPTGGCTQLGGNGIEVFVYCVSGQLSVKNCDTEATLETGGYIFSPADKVLSFINHSSSPIKIYIHRRRYTPLEGQQAKTYVGNVNQIEYSEYEGMKTCLIKDLLPSATDFGFDMNMHILLFKPGASHGYIETHFQEHGMLFLSGKGMYRLDDEWIPVKKDDYVFMDSYCPQACYAVGDEDFVYIYSKECNRDVEL; encoded by the coding sequence ATGGGATATTTGAATGCTCAAACAGGCTATCGCAAAGGATTACTTGAAACACGTTCGGTAGTTCGTAAGAATAACTTTGTGATTTTGGAAACGGACGGTTTAGTGAAAAACAGTATTCCAAACTACCATCATTGCGATATTAGTATTTTATCTTCACCAGCATTAGGTGCATCTTTTGCGGATTATATCGCAACAGTTCATCCAACGGGTGGCTGTACACAATTAGGGGGTAATGGCATTGAGGTATTTGTCTACTGTGTAAGCGGTCAATTATCGGTAAAAAATTGCGATACTGAAGCGACTCTTGAAACCGGAGGCTATATTTTCTCACCTGCTGATAAAGTACTCAGTTTTATTAACCATTCTTCTAGTCCGATTAAAATTTATATTCACCGCCGCCGTTATACTCCGCTTGAAGGCCAGCAAGCGAAAACCTACGTCGGCAATGTAAATCAAATAGAATATAGTGAATATGAAGGCATGAAAACCTGCTTGATTAAAGATTTACTCCCTTCTGCCACCGATTTCGGTTTTGATATGAATATGCACATCTTATTATTTAAGCCGGGTGCTTCACACGGTTACATTGAAACCCATTTCCAAGAACACGGAATGCTATTTCTTTCCGGTAAAGGCATGTACCGGTTAGACGATGAATGGATCCCGGTGAAAAAAGATGATTATGTCTTTATGGATTCCTATTGCCCACAAGCCTGCTATGCCGTTGGCGATGAAGATTTTGTCTATATTTACTCGAAAGAGTGTAATCGTGATGTAGAACTTTAA